The DNA region ACGGCCCGGTAGCCGAGGTCGACGTAGCGGGCCACCTCGGCGAGCAGCTCGGGGACGGTCTCGGCGTTGGCGTGGCCGTAGACGGTGACGCCGTCGCGGCAGCGGCCGCCGAGCAGCTGGTAGACCGGTAGTCCGGCGACCTTGCCCTTGATGTCCCACAGTGCGGTGTCGACGGCGGCGATCGCGCTCATCGTGACCGGGCCACGCCGCCAGTACGACCCCCGGTACAGGTACTGCCAGGTGTCCTCGATGCGGGCGGCGTCGCGCCCGATCAGGGTCGGCACCACGTGGTCGCGCAGGTAGCTGGCGACGGCCAGTTCGCGGCCGTTGAGGGTGGCGTCGCCGACGCCGGTCACCCCGTCGTCGGTGACGACCTTCAACGTCACGAAGTTGCGTCCCGGGCAGGTCACGATCACCCGGGCATCGACGATCCGCATCAGCCTGACTCCTCCGCTCGGCGACGGCTTCGGCGTCGGCGTCGGCTGCCGCGCGCCCGCCCGCAGAGGTTATCCGAACTCTTGACGTGGCGTTCATCTATCTCTACGTTGGCCTGCAAGAGTTTCCAGCAAGTTACAGACTTCTTGCAGCAATGGAAGTAAGGGCTTGCGGACCATCACCGCCTGGAGGAATCCATGCCCACCGACACCGTCCCTGCCGGCCGACCCCCCGACCCCGCCAGCGGCGCCGGCCGGACCATCCGCCGCCGGCGGCTGCTCGTCGGACTCGCCGTGCTCACCCTGCTGGCGAGTACCGCCGTGGTCGCCGCCGGCGCCGTCACCCGGACCACCACCGCCGACGCCGCCCCACAGGGCGACCGGGACGTCACGGCGGTGCTGTTCTCCTGGCGCTTCGACTCGATCGCCCGCGAGTGCCGCGACACCCTCGGCCCGCTCGGCTACGGCTATGTGCAGGTCTCCCCACCGCAGGAGCACATCCAGGGCGGCCAGTGGTGGACCGCGTACCAGCCGGTCAGCTACACGATCGCCGGTCGACTCGGCGACCGGGCCGCGTTCAGGTCGATGGTGGACACCTGCCACGCCGCCGGGGTCAAGGTGATCGTCGACGCCGTCGTCAACCACATGAGCGCCGGATCGGGCACCGGCACCGGCGGTACGGCGTACGGCAAGTACACCTACCCCGGCATCTACCAGGAGCAGGACTTCCACTCCTGCCGCAGCCGGATCGCCGACTACCGCAACCGCTACGACGTGCAGGAGTGCGAACTCGTCGGCCTGTCCGACCTGGACACCGGCAGTGACTACGTCCGTGGCCGGATCGCCGCGTACCTGTCGGACCTGCTCTCCCTCGGCGTGGACGGCTTCCGCATCGACGCCGCCAAGCACATCGCCGCGGCCGACCTGGCCGCCATCCGGTCGCGGATGAGCAACCCGAACGCCTACTGGGTCCAGGAGGTCATCCACGGCGCGGGTGAGGCGGTGCAGCCCGAGGAGTACCTCGGCACCGGTGACGTGCAGGAATTCCGGTACGCCCGGGACCTGCGCCGGATCTTCCGCACCGAGCGCCTGGCCTACCTGCGTGACATCGGCCCCACCTGGGGATACCTGCCCAGCGGTCAGGCCGGCGTCTTCGTCGACAACCACGACACCGAACGCGGCGGCGACACCCTCAACTACCGCGACGGCTCCACGTACACCCTGGCCAGCGTCTTCACCCTGGCCTGGACGTACGGGTCGCCGCACGTGCACTCCGGCTACGAGTTCAGCGACTTCGACGCCGGCCCACCGGGCGGTGGCACCGTGACCGCCTGCTACGCCGACGGCTGGCGTTGTCAGCACAAGTGGCGGCAGATCGCCAACATGGTCAAGTTCCGGACGGCGGCGCACGGCACCGGTGTCGTCAACTGGTGGGACAACGGCAACAACCAGATCGCCTTCGGCCGGGGCAACCGGGCGTACGTCGCGATCAACAAGGAGGGGTCGACGCTGACCCGGACGTTCCAGACCTCGCTGCCCGCCGGCACCTACTGCGACGTCCAGCATGGTGACCCCACCCCGGGTGGCGGCTGCACCGGGCCGACCGTGACGGTCGACAACGCGGGTCGGTTCACCGCCAGCGTGCCGGCCAACGACGCGCTCGCGATCCATGTCGGCGCCCCGGCCGGGCCGGGCACCGGGCCGACCACCAGCCCGACGCCGACCGCCGGGCCGACCAGCACGCCGCCGCCGAACGGCACCAGCACGGCCACGTTCGCGGTGACCGCCACCACCAGCTGGGGGCAGAACATCTTCGTCGTCGGCGACCACAGCGGGCTCGGCGGCTGGGACCCGGCGCGGGCGGTGCCGCTGTCGGCGGCCAGCTACCCGGTCTGGCGGGGCACGGTCAGCCTGCCGGCCGGCACCACGTTCGCGTACAAGTACCTGCGCAAGAACCCCGACGGCACCGTCACCTGGGAGAGCGGGGCCAACCGCACCGCCACCGCGCCCGCCGGTGGGGCGGTCACCCTCACCGACACCTGGCGCAACTGACCAGGGCGTACGGGAAGATCACGGCCGGGTGCCGGGTTGGGCTGGAGTGTGATCGACGTACCGCTCTCCGTCCTCGACCTGGCCCCGGTCGCCACCGGCGGCACCGCCGGTGAAGCCCTGCGGCACACCACCGAGCTGGCCCGCCGGACCGAACAGCTCGGCTACCGCCGGTTCTGGGTCGCCGAACACCACAACATGCCGGCCATCGCCAGCGCCGCCCCGGCGGTGCTGATGGCGCACCTGGCCGCCGCCACCTCGACGATCCGCATCGGCTCCGGTGGGGTGATGCTGCCGAACCATCCCCCGTTGGTGGTCGCCGAACAGTTCGGCACCCTGCAGGCGCTGCACCCGGACCGCATCGACCTGGGCATCGGCCGGGCTCCGGGGACCGACCAGGCCACCGCTCTGGCGTTGCGGCGTACGATGGCCGGGCTCAACGCCGAGGCGTTCCCGCAGGAGCTGGCGACCCTGATCGGCTACTTCCGCGGCGATTCCGGGCCGATCACCGCCACCCCCGGGGCGGGGCAGATGCCGGCGATCTGGCTGCTCGGCTCCAGCGGCTTCAGCGCCCAACTGGCCGGCACCCTCGGGTTGCCGTTCTCCTTCGCCCACCATTTCAGCCCGGCCAACACCTTGGCGGCGCTGGCGCTGTACCGGCAGCATTTCCGCCCGTCGCAGTGGCTGGACCGGCCGTACGCGATGGTCGCGGTCAACGTGGTCTGCGCCGACACCGACGAGCAGGCCGAATGGTTGTCCGGCCCGGCCGGGCTGTCGTTCCTGCGGCTGCGCGCCGGTCGGCCGGAGCCGCTGGCCAGCCCGGCGGAGGCCGCCGCCTACCCGTACACCGAACATGAACGTGAGTTCGTCCGGCAGCGCCGCGACGGCCAGGCGATCGGTTCGCCGGACACCGTCGCCCGGGCGTTGACCGAGCTGCGCGGGCGCACCGGAGCCGACGAGCTGATGCTGACCACCCTGGTCTACGACATCGCCGACCGGGTGCGCTCCTTCGAACTGGTCATGGAGGCGGTCGGGCGGACGGGCGTCGGTGCCGCGCCGCACCGCGACGCCGACAATGATGATCAATAGCTGGAAACAGGAGTTTCATCAGCTGGTCACCGCCGCGCGATGGGCGCCTGGCAGTCTTTGAGTCAGGTGATGGTTCGACGCACGAGATCACGCGTGGGGTGGATGTCGTCGCGTCCGCCGCAGGGGGGTCCGGGTTCCGGTCCCCCCTGCGGCGTATCGCACTCCCCCGCCAGAGCCGGCCGGTCCGGCCGCCGGTCAGGGCAGGTAGACGTTCGGCACCGGCGGGGTCGCCATGTTGCTGCCGATGAAGAACGACGGATGCGGTGGCTGGTTGTAGGCGGTGTTCTGCCAGGCGATCGCGACCCGGTACTGCGGGTCGTGCATCAAGGTGTGGATCCGGCGGTCCGTGGTGTGCGGCGTGGCGTAGATCCGCAGCGCCCGGGAGTCGGAGGTACGCCAGATCACCTCTTCCCGCCAGTCACCGAACAGGTCCGCCGACAGCGCCGGGGTGGCCTTGGTGCCGTTGTTGGACGCCACGTCGGCCCCGGTGAGCAGCCGAGTGTCGCCGGAGGTGCCGTACTTGTCGATCCGGGTCTGGTCCAGCAACTCGCGCACCGGGTCGCCGTCCCACCAGACCACGAAGTTGGCCGATGACGGTTTGCGCCCGACGTTGGCCCCGGACGGTGACCGCAGCTCGCTGACCGCCGACGACCAGGACTCGGCGCCGGCGCTGCCGGCCCAGATGTCCGCCGACACGCCCCGACCGTTGTCGCCGCCGGTCGCGGTCTGCCAGATGATCTGCCCGGTACGGGCGTCGATCAGCGCCGACGACGGCTTGGCCCCGTCCTCCTGGACCTTGAAGTACTCCAGCCCGGCCCGGCCCGGGTCGAGGTCACCGACGTGACCGGCGTCGCCGTGGTTGAGGCTGGTGTTCCACAGGCCGCGACCGTTGTCGTCGATGGTGGCACCACCGAAGACGATCTCGTCGCGGCCGTCGCGGTCGACGTCGGCGATGGACAACGAGTGGTTGCCCTGCCCCGCGTACCCGCCGTTTCCGGAGGTGTTGGAGTCGAACACCCACCGCTGGGTGAGGCTGCCGTTACGGAAGTCCCAGGCGACGATGACGGTCCGGGTGTAGTAGCCCCGCGACATGATCAACGACGGGCGCTGGCCGTCCAGGTACGCCGTACCGGCGAGGAACCGGTCCACCCGGTTGCCGTACGAGTCGCCCCACGACGACACGCTGCCCCGGGCCGGTACGTAGTCGACGGTGGACATCGCCGCGCCGGTCTGACCATTGAACATGGTCAGGAACTCCGGCCCGGACAGTACGTAGCCCGACGAGTTGCGGTAGTCGGCGCTGGCCGAGCCGATCACCGTGCCCCGGCCGTCGCGGGTGCCGTCGGCGGTCTTCATCGCCACCTCGGCCCGGCCGTCACCGTCGTAGTCGTAGACCTGGAACTGGGTGTAGTGGGCACCGGCCCGGATGTTGCGGCCCAGGTCGATCCGCCACAGCCGGGTGCCGGTCAGCTCGTACGCGTCGACGTAGACGTTGCCGGTGTAGCCGGACTGGGAGTTGTCCTTGGCGTTGGACGGATCCCACTTGAGCACGATCTCGTACTGCCCGTCGCCGTCGAGGTCGCCGACGCTGGCGTCGTTGGCGGAGTAGCTGTACGACTCCCCCGCCGGGGTGGTGCCACCCGGCGGTACCTGCAGCGGCACGTCGAGGTAGCCGTTGGCGAAGGTCAGCGAGGCCGGCGACGGCGGCGCCTCGATGCCGTCGACCACGGCACGCACCGTGTAGCTGGCGTTCGACGCGGCACCGGAGTCGTAGTGGTTGGTCGAGCCGGTCACCGGCGACGCGGTGATCCGGGTGCCGCCCCGGTAGACGTGGAAGCCGAGGTTGGCCGGCTCGGTGCCCAGCAGCCGCCAGGAGACCAGGTTGCCGGACCCGGACCGGACACTGATCACGCCCCGGTCGAGCCGTTCCATCTGCTTGGCTCCCGGGCCCGGCACCGGCGGCGGGGTCGTCGGCGGCGGCGCGGTGGTCGGCGGGGGTGCCGTGGTCGGTGGTGCCGTGGTGGGCGGGGGCGCGGTGGTCGGCGGGGCGCTCGTCGGCGGGGGTGCGGTGGTCGGGGCGACGCCGCCGGTGCAGGCGGTGCCGTTGAGTACGAACGCCGTCGGCACCGGGTTGCTGGTGGTCCAGGAGCCGTTGAAACCGAATTCGGTACGGGCGTTGGTGGCCAGGTTGCCGTTGTAGCTGACGTTGTCCGCGGTGATCTGGGCACCGTTGGCGACGACCGTGGCGTTCCAGGCCTGGGTGATGGTCTGCCCGGCGCCGAAGCTCCAGGTCAGCCGCCAGGAGGTAAGGGGATCACCGAGGTTGGTGATGGCGACGCTGGCGCCGAAGCCACCGGGCCACTGGCTGGTGATCCGGTAGTCGACGGCGCAGCCGGCGGCAGCGGCGGCCGAGCTGGCGGCGACGGTGGTCGCGACGCCGGC from Solwaraspora sp. WMMD791 includes:
- a CDS encoding carbohydrate-binding module family 20 domain-containing protein, whose product is MPTDTVPAGRPPDPASGAGRTIRRRRLLVGLAVLTLLASTAVVAAGAVTRTTTADAAPQGDRDVTAVLFSWRFDSIARECRDTLGPLGYGYVQVSPPQEHIQGGQWWTAYQPVSYTIAGRLGDRAAFRSMVDTCHAAGVKVIVDAVVNHMSAGSGTGTGGTAYGKYTYPGIYQEQDFHSCRSRIADYRNRYDVQECELVGLSDLDTGSDYVRGRIAAYLSDLLSLGVDGFRIDAAKHIAAADLAAIRSRMSNPNAYWVQEVIHGAGEAVQPEEYLGTGDVQEFRYARDLRRIFRTERLAYLRDIGPTWGYLPSGQAGVFVDNHDTERGGDTLNYRDGSTYTLASVFTLAWTYGSPHVHSGYEFSDFDAGPPGGGTVTACYADGWRCQHKWRQIANMVKFRTAAHGTGVVNWWDNGNNQIAFGRGNRAYVAINKEGSTLTRTFQTSLPAGTYCDVQHGDPTPGGGCTGPTVTVDNAGRFTASVPANDALAIHVGAPAGPGTGPTTSPTPTAGPTSTPPPNGTSTATFAVTATTSWGQNIFVVGDHSGLGGWDPARAVPLSAASYPVWRGTVSLPAGTTFAYKYLRKNPDGTVTWESGANRTATAPAGGAVTLTDTWRN
- a CDS encoding LLM class flavin-dependent oxidoreductase, with amino-acid sequence MGWSVIDVPLSVLDLAPVATGGTAGEALRHTTELARRTEQLGYRRFWVAEHHNMPAIASAAPAVLMAHLAAATSTIRIGSGGVMLPNHPPLVVAEQFGTLQALHPDRIDLGIGRAPGTDQATALALRRTMAGLNAEAFPQELATLIGYFRGDSGPITATPGAGQMPAIWLLGSSGFSAQLAGTLGLPFSFAHHFSPANTLAALALYRQHFRPSQWLDRPYAMVAVNVVCADTDEQAEWLSGPAGLSFLRLRAGRPEPLASPAEAAAYPYTEHEREFVRQRRDGQAIGSPDTVARALTELRGRTGADELMLTTLVYDIADRVRSFELVMEAVGRTGVGAAPHRDADNDDQ
- a CDS encoding cellulose binding domain-containing protein — protein: MRRARPPSLSDPARRSSSTRSLSAVLTVAALTAGAGVATTVAASSAAAAAGCAVDYRITSQWPGGFGASVAITNLGDPLTSWRLTWSFGAGQTITQAWNATVVANGAQITADNVSYNGNLATNARTEFGFNGSWTTSNPVPTAFVLNGTACTGGVAPTTAPPPTSAPPTTAPPPTTAPPTTAPPPTTAPPPTTPPPVPGPGAKQMERLDRGVISVRSGSGNLVSWRLLGTEPANLGFHVYRGGTRITASPVTGSTNHYDSGAASNASYTVRAVVDGIEAPPSPASLTFANGYLDVPLQVPPGGTTPAGESYSYSANDASVGDLDGDGQYEIVLKWDPSNAKDNSQSGYTGNVYVDAYELTGTRLWRIDLGRNIRAGAHYTQFQVYDYDGDGRAEVAMKTADGTRDGRGTVIGSASADYRNSSGYVLSGPEFLTMFNGQTGAAMSTVDYVPARGSVSSWGDSYGNRVDRFLAGTAYLDGQRPSLIMSRGYYTRTVIVAWDFRNGSLTQRWVFDSNTSGNGGYAGQGNHSLSIADVDRDGRDEIVFGGATIDDNGRGLWNTSLNHGDAGHVGDLDPGRAGLEYFKVQEDGAKPSSALIDARTGQIIWQTATGGDNGRGVSADIWAGSAGAESWSSAVSELRSPSGANVGRKPSSANFVVWWDGDPVRELLDQTRIDKYGTSGDTRLLTGADVASNNGTKATPALSADLFGDWREEVIWRTSDSRALRIYATPHTTDRRIHTLMHDPQYRVAIAWQNTAYNQPPHPSFFIGSNMATPPVPNVYLP